The proteins below come from a single Corylus avellana chromosome ca3, CavTom2PMs-1.0 genomic window:
- the LOC132175183 gene encoding probable tetraacyldisaccharide 4'-kinase, mitochondrial isoform X3, with protein sequence MEKLRELVNEIAYARDHTKLSTLQRSLTPVLSFASSLYRVALSFRHCLYRFGLFRKHWLPVPVISVGNLTWGGNGKTPMVEFIARWLSDSGISPLILTRGYAGGDEARMLERHLFGTPTKIGVGANRAAIAACCFERYGYIDPRSSTCDHKLCLDKNVESHLNSEKIGAVILDDGMQHWSLQRDLEIVMVNGLMLWGNGQLLPLGPLREPLTALRRADAAVIHYADLVSEQNLKDIEFMMREVKESLPIFYTRMTPSHFFEVANINSKLPLEALCDAIILCVSAIGSANAFVNAMEKIGASYVDRLDFSDHHVFQATDVEMIRRRLGELEDKFGSQPVIVITEKDYDRDSEILKHLHPCKVLALCSVLQVLSHKGCTENGFRKFLEELLRVKLAGPN encoded by the exons ATGGAGAAACTGCGAGAGCTGGTGAACGAGATAGCCTACGCTCGGGACCACACAAAGCTCTCTACTCTGCAACGCTCTCTCACCCCAGTCCTCTCATTCGCCTCCTCCCTCTACAGAGTCGCTCTCTCCTTCCGCCACTGTCTCTACCGCTTCGGCCTCTTTCGCAAGCACTG gtTGCCAGTGCCGGTGATCAGTGTGGGGAATTTGACGTGGGGAGGCAATGGGAAGACACCGATGGTGGAGTTCATTGCTCGCTGGTTATCTGACTCTGGAATTTCACCTCTCATTCTCACTAGG GGTTATGCTGGTGGGGATGAGGCTAGAATGCTTGAAAGGCATCTATTTGGGACACCTACAAAGATCGGTGTGGGTGCAAATCGGGCAGCTATTGCTGCTTGTTGTTTTGAAAGATATGGTTACATTGATCCTCGTAGTAGTACATGTGATCATAAACTTTGCCTTGACAAGAATGTGGAAAGTCATCTTAATTCAGAAAAAATTGGTGCTGTAATTCTAGATGATGGAATGCAG CACTGGAGCTTACAGCGTGATCTAGAGATTGTAATGGTCAATGGTTTAATGCTGTGGGGCAACGGTCAATTACTCCCACTTGGACCTTTAAGGGAGCCTTTGACTGCACTCAGACGGGCAGATGCTGCTGTCATCCATTATGCAGACTTG GTTTCAGAACAAAATCTCAAAGATATAGAGTTTATGATGCGAGAAGTTAAAGAATCTCTCCCTATTTTCTACACTAGAATGACTCCCTCACACTTTTTTGAAGTGGCAAATATTAATTCCAAACTACCTCTGGAAGCTTTGTGTGACGCCATCATATTATGTGTGTCTGCTATTGGTTCTGCAAATGCTTTTGTGAATGCGATGGAGAAG ATAGGAGCATCTTATGTTGATCGACTTGACTTCAGTGACCATCACGTCTTTCAAGCCACG GATGTTGAAATGATCAGAAGGAGACTTGGAGAACTTGAGGACAAGTTTGGTTCCCAGCCAGTTATTGTAATAACAGAGAAG GATTATGATCGAGACTCGGAGATTCTTAAGCACTTGCATCCTTGTAAAGTTTTGGCACTCTGTTCTGTATTGCAAGTTTTGTCTCACAAAGGATGCACGGAGAATGGATTCAGGAAGTTCTTGGAGGAGCTGTTAAGGGTAAAGTTAGCTGGTCCAAACTAG
- the LOC132175183 gene encoding probable tetraacyldisaccharide 4'-kinase, mitochondrial isoform X1: protein MEKLRELVNEIAYARDHTKLSTLQRSLTPVLSFASSLYRVALSFRHCLYRFGLFRKHWLPVPVISVGNLTWGGNGKTPMVEFIARWLSDSGISPLILTRGYAGGDEARMLERHLFGTPTKIGVGANRAAIAACCFERYGYIDPRSSTCDHKLCLDKNVESHLNSEKIGAVILDDGMQHWSLQRDLEIVMVNGLMLWGNGQLLPLGPLREPLTALRRADAAVIHYADLNLCFVIKQVSEQNLKDIEFMMREVKESLPIFYTRMTPSHFFEVANINSKLPLEALCDAIILCVSAIGSANAFVNAMEKIGASYVDRLDFSDHHVFQATDVEMIRRRLGELEDKFGSQPVIVITEKDYDRDSEILKHLHPCKVLALCSVLQVLSHKGCTENGFRKFLEELLRVKLAGPN from the exons ATGGAGAAACTGCGAGAGCTGGTGAACGAGATAGCCTACGCTCGGGACCACACAAAGCTCTCTACTCTGCAACGCTCTCTCACCCCAGTCCTCTCATTCGCCTCCTCCCTCTACAGAGTCGCTCTCTCCTTCCGCCACTGTCTCTACCGCTTCGGCCTCTTTCGCAAGCACTG gtTGCCAGTGCCGGTGATCAGTGTGGGGAATTTGACGTGGGGAGGCAATGGGAAGACACCGATGGTGGAGTTCATTGCTCGCTGGTTATCTGACTCTGGAATTTCACCTCTCATTCTCACTAGG GGTTATGCTGGTGGGGATGAGGCTAGAATGCTTGAAAGGCATCTATTTGGGACACCTACAAAGATCGGTGTGGGTGCAAATCGGGCAGCTATTGCTGCTTGTTGTTTTGAAAGATATGGTTACATTGATCCTCGTAGTAGTACATGTGATCATAAACTTTGCCTTGACAAGAATGTGGAAAGTCATCTTAATTCAGAAAAAATTGGTGCTGTAATTCTAGATGATGGAATGCAG CACTGGAGCTTACAGCGTGATCTAGAGATTGTAATGGTCAATGGTTTAATGCTGTGGGGCAACGGTCAATTACTCCCACTTGGACCTTTAAGGGAGCCTTTGACTGCACTCAGACGGGCAGATGCTGCTGTCATCCATTATGCAGACTTG AATTTATGCTTTGTTATCAAACAGGTTTCAGAACAAAATCTCAAAGATATAGAGTTTATGATGCGAGAAGTTAAAGAATCTCTCCCTATTTTCTACACTAGAATGACTCCCTCACACTTTTTTGAAGTGGCAAATATTAATTCCAAACTACCTCTGGAAGCTTTGTGTGACGCCATCATATTATGTGTGTCTGCTATTGGTTCTGCAAATGCTTTTGTGAATGCGATGGAGAAG ATAGGAGCATCTTATGTTGATCGACTTGACTTCAGTGACCATCACGTCTTTCAAGCCACG GATGTTGAAATGATCAGAAGGAGACTTGGAGAACTTGAGGACAAGTTTGGTTCCCAGCCAGTTATTGTAATAACAGAGAAG GATTATGATCGAGACTCGGAGATTCTTAAGCACTTGCATCCTTGTAAAGTTTTGGCACTCTGTTCTGTATTGCAAGTTTTGTCTCACAAAGGATGCACGGAGAATGGATTCAGGAAGTTCTTGGAGGAGCTGTTAAGGGTAAAGTTAGCTGGTCCAAACTAG
- the LOC132175183 gene encoding probable tetraacyldisaccharide 4'-kinase, mitochondrial isoform X2, which yields MEKLRELVNEIAYARDHTKLSTLQRSLTPVLSFASSLYRVALSFRHCLYRFGLFRKHWLPVPVISVGNLTWGGNGKTPMVEFIARWLSDSGISPLILTRGYAGGDEARMLERHLFGTPTKIGVGANRAAIAACCFERYGYIDPRSSTCDHKLCLDKNVESHLNSEKIGAVILDDGMQRDLEIVMVNGLMLWGNGQLLPLGPLREPLTALRRADAAVIHYADLNLCFVIKQVSEQNLKDIEFMMREVKESLPIFYTRMTPSHFFEVANINSKLPLEALCDAIILCVSAIGSANAFVNAMEKIGASYVDRLDFSDHHVFQATDVEMIRRRLGELEDKFGSQPVIVITEKDYDRDSEILKHLHPCKVLALCSVLQVLSHKGCTENGFRKFLEELLRVKLAGPN from the exons ATGGAGAAACTGCGAGAGCTGGTGAACGAGATAGCCTACGCTCGGGACCACACAAAGCTCTCTACTCTGCAACGCTCTCTCACCCCAGTCCTCTCATTCGCCTCCTCCCTCTACAGAGTCGCTCTCTCCTTCCGCCACTGTCTCTACCGCTTCGGCCTCTTTCGCAAGCACTG gtTGCCAGTGCCGGTGATCAGTGTGGGGAATTTGACGTGGGGAGGCAATGGGAAGACACCGATGGTGGAGTTCATTGCTCGCTGGTTATCTGACTCTGGAATTTCACCTCTCATTCTCACTAGG GGTTATGCTGGTGGGGATGAGGCTAGAATGCTTGAAAGGCATCTATTTGGGACACCTACAAAGATCGGTGTGGGTGCAAATCGGGCAGCTATTGCTGCTTGTTGTTTTGAAAGATATGGTTACATTGATCCTCGTAGTAGTACATGTGATCATAAACTTTGCCTTGACAAGAATGTGGAAAGTCATCTTAATTCAGAAAAAATTGGTGCTGTAATTCTAGATGATGGAATGCAG CGTGATCTAGAGATTGTAATGGTCAATGGTTTAATGCTGTGGGGCAACGGTCAATTACTCCCACTTGGACCTTTAAGGGAGCCTTTGACTGCACTCAGACGGGCAGATGCTGCTGTCATCCATTATGCAGACTTG AATTTATGCTTTGTTATCAAACAGGTTTCAGAACAAAATCTCAAAGATATAGAGTTTATGATGCGAGAAGTTAAAGAATCTCTCCCTATTTTCTACACTAGAATGACTCCCTCACACTTTTTTGAAGTGGCAAATATTAATTCCAAACTACCTCTGGAAGCTTTGTGTGACGCCATCATATTATGTGTGTCTGCTATTGGTTCTGCAAATGCTTTTGTGAATGCGATGGAGAAG ATAGGAGCATCTTATGTTGATCGACTTGACTTCAGTGACCATCACGTCTTTCAAGCCACG GATGTTGAAATGATCAGAAGGAGACTTGGAGAACTTGAGGACAAGTTTGGTTCCCAGCCAGTTATTGTAATAACAGAGAAG GATTATGATCGAGACTCGGAGATTCTTAAGCACTTGCATCCTTGTAAAGTTTTGGCACTCTGTTCTGTATTGCAAGTTTTGTCTCACAAAGGATGCACGGAGAATGGATTCAGGAAGTTCTTGGAGGAGCTGTTAAGGGTAAAGTTAGCTGGTCCAAACTAG